Within Acidimicrobiia bacterium, the genomic segment GCGCAGGCGATGTGACGCGCTCGACGCGCACCGCCGCGCGCGCGCGATCTGCACCGGCCGTCCGGCAGTATCGAGCGTCGTCATCACGATGCATACGTGCCCGGAGGAGCAACGGATGAGCACGGACGGAGCCGGACGCGACCGGGAGTGGTCGTCGCTCTCTCGGCGCGGCTTCCTCACCGCGGCCGGCGGTGCGCTCGTCGCGCTCGCCGCCGCGTGCTCCTCCAAGAGCTCGGGTTCGGCCGGCGGGCGCACCAGTACCGGCGTGCGAGCGAACGGGCTCGACGCAGGGGTGCTGTCGATCGAGCCGTACGTGTCCGCCGCGCCCGAGCGATTCGCGTTCACGCTGGAGGACGACAACGGCGGGTTCGCGGCGGGTCCCGACTGCACGCTCTCGCTGCGGCCACCGGGCGGCGCGCCCGGCCCGGCGGTCGCGACCGCGCTGCACGCGGACGGGTTGCCGAAGGGGCGTGGCGTGTACGTGGTCGACACGCCGCTCACGCCGGCCGGGATCTGGGCCGGGGTGGTGCGCATCCCCGGGCATCCCGACGCCGAGCTCCACTTCGAGGTCACCGCCACGCCGCAGGTGCCGATCGTCGGCGGCGCGGCGCTGCACACGCCGTCGCCCACGATCACGAACACGATGGGCGTCAACCCGTTGTGCACGCGTCAACCGGCGTGCGATCTGCACACGGTCTCGCTCGACACCGCGATCGCGTCGGGGAAGCCCGTCGCCGTGATGTTCGCGACACCGGCTCGGTGCCAGAGCCGGTACTGCGGTCCGGTGCTCGACCAGTTGCTGTCGGTGCAGGACGCGTACAGCCGCCGCGTCACGATGATCCACGTCGAGATCTACAAGGACTCGACGAGCAACGATCTCGTCCCGACGGTCGCGCAGTGGAACCTGCCGGGCGAGCCGTGGCTGTTCGGGATCGACCGCACCGGGCGGATCGCGGGTCGTCTCGACGGCGCGTTCGGCACCGACGAGGTCCGCGCCCTCCTCGATCGGATCGCCGCGTAGTCAGCGCGCGAAGCGATCGATCGCGAAGGGGGCGAGATCCAGCGCGGGTGAGTCGCCGCGGACGAGCTGCGCAAGGAGGCGCGCGCTCACCGGGCCGAGCAGCAGCCCGTTCGCGCCGTGCCCCGTGGCGACGAACGCGCCGTCGACGCCGGGGACCGCGCCGAGGACGGGGAGGTCGTCGTCGCTGACGGGCCGGAGACCGACGCGCACCTCGAGGAACGTCGCGTCCGCGAGGCCGGGCGCGAGGCGCAGGCCCTCGGACAGGAGCTGGCGGATCCCGCCAACCGTCGGGCGGCTGTCGAAGCCCACCTCCTCCATCGTCGCCCCGAGCGCGACGCGCCCGTCGGGCCACGGCACGACGTAGTGGCTGAGGACCGGTTGCAGCACCGGCCAGCGCGCCGTGTCGCCCGCCCCGTCGCCGCCGACGCGCAGGTGGACGATCTGCCCGCGCTGCGGTCGCACGGCGACGTCACATCCGAGGCTCCGCGCGATCTCCGGTGTCCACGCGCCTCCGGCGACGACGACCGTGCCGCACGCGAGCTCGTCGCCGTCGACGGTCTCGACCGCGGTCACGCGCGCGTGGTCGACCCGCACGCGTGACGCGCGAGCATGCTGCCACTGCACGCCACGCGCCCCCGCGCCGTGGACGAGCGCGGCCGCCATCGCGCGGCCGTCGACCCGTGCGCCGCGCGGGTTGAAGTACGCGGCGCGTACTCCGGCGAGGGGCGGGAACATCGCGCACGCGTCGTCGGGCGCGACATCGACGAGCACGTCGGCGTGCCGCGCGAACGACCGCGCGCGGTTCTCCGCGTAGAACGGGTCGTCCACCTCACGGAACGCGATGCGCAGCGCGCCGCACACCGCGTAGCACGGGTCGGGCGCGCCGGCCTCCGCGAGCTCGGGGACGAGCGCGCGGTAGTGCTCACCCGCGAGATCGCCCAGCGCGACGAACGCGTCGTCGCTCGACGCCGACAGTGCCGTCTCGGGTGAGAGGATCCCCGCGCCGGCGTCGGTGGCGCGTCCGGCGTCGTGCGCGTCGACCACGACGACCGACGTGCCGTCACCCGCGAGCTCGTACGCGCAGGCCGCGCCGACGAGCCCGCCTCCCACGACCACGACGTCCGCCACGCCCGTATCCTTGCGCGCGCCACGCTTTTGTGAAGCGTGGCGGCCACGCGGTGGCCGTCAGCCTTCACGGAACGGCGAGCCGGGGGGAACGTGATGAAGGGTGCGGTGCTGCGCGCGGTGCACGAGCCGCTCACGATCGAGGACGTCGAGCTCGAACCGCCGGGTCCGGGTCGGGTGCGGGTCCGGATCGCCGCGAGCGGCGTGTGCCACTCCGATCTCTCGCTCGTCGACGGGACGATGCCGCAGCCGATGCCCGCGGTGCTCGGGCACGAGGGCGCGGGCGTCGTCACGGAGGTCGGGCCCGGTGTCGAGACGCCCCGGGTCGGTGACCACGTGATCCTCTCGTGGATCGCGCCGTGCCGCGCGTGTGCGGCGTGCCGGCGCGGTCAGCCCACGCTGTGCGAGACGGGCATGCAGCACGCCTTCGCAGGCCCGTACGGCACCGCCAACGGCGACCCGGTGATGGCCGGGCTCGGGACCGCCACGTTCGCCCAGGAGACGGTCGTGCCCGCGAGCGCGGCGATCGTCGTCGACCCGGACTTCCCCCTGGAGCTCGGCGCGCTCGTGGGCTGCGGTGTGGTGACGGGCGTCGGCGCGGTCGTGAACACCGCGCAGGTGCGTCCGGGTGAGACCGTCGCGGTGGTCGGTTGTGGCGGTGTGGGGCTCGCCGCCATCCAGGGCGCGCGCCTGTCGGGTGCGGCGCGGATCGTCGCCGTCGATCGAGTCGCCGCGAAGCTCGACATGGCGCGCGACAACGGTGCCACCGACGTCGTCGACGCGTCGTCGGCGGATGCGGTCGCGGCGGTGCACGCCATGACCGACGGCGGCGCCGACCACGCGGTCGAGGTGGTCGGGTCGTCCGCGACGATCCTTGCCGCGTACGCGATGGCGCGCCGCGGTGGTGCGGTCACGATCGTGGGCGCTGGTCGCTTCGACGACACCGTGACGTTTCCCGTCCTCGGGCTGATGGTCGACGCGAAGCGGATCCAGGGCTCGGTCTACGGCGCGGCCGACCCCGCGCGCGACTTCCCGCGCATGGTCGCGTTGCAGCGAGCGGGCCAGCTCGACCTCGAGAAGCTCGTCACGCGCCGCATCGCGCTCGACGAGGTGAACGACGCGTTCCGGGCCATGACCGCGGGCGAGGTCGCCCGCAGCGTCATCGTCTTCGAGTAGCGGTCACAATTGTGGTTCGGCGCGTGATAGGCGCGCTGAACCACAATTGTGGCTACGGGAGCTGCAGGTCCGGCGGGACGGGGTGGCGGAAGAGCGTCGACGCGTTCTGCCACGTCACCTTGCGGACCTCGTCGTCGGAGAGCGGGGCGAGGCCGCGCTCGGCGAGCGCCTGCGTCTCGGGCCACGTCGAGTCGGCGTGCGGGTAGTCGCTCTCGAGGCAGATGTGGTCGAGCCCGATGTGGTCGCGCAGCGCGAACGTCGAGCCGAGGTCGATGGTGCAGAACCAGAAGTTGCGGCGCATCGCGTCCGTCGGCGACAGGTCGGGGTCGTCCCAACCGTGCGACCCGACGGCCGAGTGCTCGAGCACGTACTCGATGCGGTCGATCAGCATCGGGACCCAGCTGATCCCGCCTTCGGAGAACGCGACCTTGATGCGCGGGAACCGCGTCGGGATGCGCGCCCACAGCCAGTCGGCCGCGGTCACGAGCGCGTTCACCGGGAACAGCGAGGTGTACAGCTCGAGCGGCGCGCCCGGCGAGCGCGCGGCGGTCCACGACGACGACCCGTTGTGCAGGCAGACCACCGTCTCGGTCTCCTCGCAGGCGCGCAGGAACGGGTCCCAGTGCGGGTCGTGCATCGACGGCAGGCGCAGGTCGACCGGGTTCTCCGGGAAGCTGACCGCCTTGAAGCCGCGCTCGGCGTTCGCATACACGTCCGCCGCCGCGACCTCGGGATCGCGCAGCCACGCGAGCTGCAACGGGATGATCCGGTCGGGGTGCGGGCCCGCCCACTCCTCGATGTGCCAGTCGTTCCACGCGCGCAGGCACGCGAGCCCGAGGTCCTCGTCCTTGCTCGTCGCGAAGATCGTGCCGGCGAACCCGGCGATGAGCGACGGGAAGCACAGCGACGCGTAGATCCCGTCGAGGTCCATGTCGTGGACGCGCGCCTCGACGTCCCAGCATCCGCGGCGCATCTCGTCGAAGCGGGCCGGCTCCATGCTCCACTCGTCCTTCGGACGGCCGGCGACCGCGTTCAACCCGACCTGCGGGTAGAAGCTGTCCTCGTAGACCCACGTCTCGCGACCGTCGTCCATCGTGACGACGCGCGGCGCACGGTCGGCGTACTGCTTCGGGACGCGCCCCTCGAACAGGTCGGCCGGCTCGATGAGGTGGTCGTCCACCGAGATGATCGTGTAGTGCCGCGTGCGCGGCTCGGGTTCGGGCAGGAACGTCGCCTGGCGACGCGTGCCGCCGCCCTCCGCGCGGTGGAGGTGCTGCATCATCTGCTCGCTCACAGCCATGGGCCGAGTGTGACGCCCGTGTCAGGCGGCCGCAAGCGGTCGCTTCGCTCAGACGGGCGGCGGCACCTTGGCGAGCATGGCGTCGCGGCCGAGGGCGGGCTCGATGAAGGCCGAGAAGTCGGGACCGCGCCGGAGACTGTGGCCGCCGTCGACGTTGATCACCTGCCCGGTGATCCAGCGCGCCTCGTCCGAGACGAGGAACCGCACGAGACGGGCGACGTCCTCCGGCTCGCCGACGCCGCCGAGCGGCGTGTTCTCGATGTAGCTCGCGTAGACGGGCGAGTCGCGCGGGATGCCCTCCATGATCTCGGTCGCGATGAAGCCGGGCCGGACCGCGTTGCAGCGGACGTTCACGGGCCCGTACTCGTCGGCCGCGTTGCGCATCATCTCCTCGATGGCGGCCTTGGCGACCGGGTACGCGCCGAAGTACGGGTGCGTGACGTGCCCCGCGATCGACGACATGCCGACGAAGGACCCACCGCCGGCCGCGACCATGCGCGGCAGCGCGTGCTTGAGGCACAGCATCGTCCCGAGCACGTTCAGGTGGAGGACGCGCGTGAACTCGCCGACGTCCTGCAGGTGGTACGGGCCCATCCCGCCGCCGCCACCCGCGTTCGCAACGACGCCGCGCAGCGCGCCGTCCGCGCGGCACGCCTCGTCGACGACGCGCGCGACGTCGTCCTCGACGGTCACGTCGGCGACGACGTGCCGGACGCTGCCACCGTGGCGGGCACGGTCGGCGATGCGCGACGCGGCGGCTTCCAGCGTCGACGCAGTCCGTCCGCAGATCGTGACGCGCGCGCCGTGCGCCGCGAGCTCGGCCGCGCACGCCGCGCCGATGCCGGTCCCGCCACCCGTCACGATCACCGCGCGCTCTCGCAGCGCTCCCCCGTCGTCGGTCGCCACCGCATCCTCCCGAGGCTCCGTCCGGTGCCTCATGTTCCTAGCGCACGGCGACCCAGGGATCGCGGCCGGGCTCGCCGCCCGCGGCCGCGACCTCGAGACGGGCGAGGTAGTGCGTCCAGCCCGCGGTGTGCCGCTCGACCCGCTGCTCCGTCGGCAGGCCGCGATGACGGAGGCGCACCACGGTCGCGTCGCCGTCGGGCCGCAGCGTGACCTCGACGGTGGTGGACCCCGGCGGCATGACGTCGCTGCCCTCGAACCCCCACGTCCACACGACGCGCTCGTCCGGCACGACCTCGACGTACTCGCCCAGCGCGACGTCGCGGCCGGTGACGTCCACGCGGTAGCCGCCGCCGGGGCGAGCCTCCGCGGTCGCGTCGATCCCCATCCACGCGCACATCCGGTCCGGGTCGACGAAGTAGCGGAAGACGGTCGACGGCGACGCGTCGATCCGCACCGACATGTCGATCTCGCTGAGTGTCACGCGGTCTTCCGCGCGCTCTTCGCAGCACGGCGACGGGTCGCGCGCTCCTCGGCCTCCGCCGCGTGCTTCAGGTTTCCGAGCGAGTCGCTCCACATCGTCGTCAGCCAGGCGTGCATCTCCCGCAGCCCCTCGGGACGGGCGCGGTACCAGCGACGGGTCCCGTCCCGGCGCACGGTGACGAGCCGGGCGTCCTCCAGCGCGCGCAGGTGCTGCGACACCGCGGGCCGGCTCACGTCGAAGTGGGTCGCGATGTCGCCCGCGGTCCGCTCGCGGTCGCGCACGAGACGCAGGATCCGCCGCCGCGTGGGATCGGCGAGGGCCTTCAGCGCGGCGTCCACACCTGCACCCTAGCGCCCGCGACCGATTCTGTGTAGTGTCTCGCTTACGTAAGTCAATCCTTTCGGAAGGAGCCCACGATGTACTCGGTCGACGACCTGCACGACGCCCTCGCCAACACGGGACGCCTCGTCGACGGCGTCGGGCCCGACCAGTGGCGCGCATCGACGCCGTGCACGGAGTGGGACGTGCGCGCGCTCGTGAACCACGTGACGTGGGTCCTCGAGATGTTCGGCGCGGCGACACGGGGCGAGGCGCCGCCGCACGCGCGAGACGTCGACGTGCTCGGCGACGACCCGGCGGGCGCGTTCCGGGCGGCGGCCGACGCGGCGCTCGCGGGTTGGCGGTGCCGCGGGACCGCCGGAACGCTGCGCATCCCGATCGGCGAGCTGCCCGCGCAGGTCGCGCTCGGCATCAACCTGACCGACGTGTACGTGCACGGTTGGGACGTCGCGCAGGCCACCGGTCAGGACGCGAAGCTGGACGACCGCCTGTGCGACGAGCTCCTCGCGTTCCTGCCGGAGGCGGTACCGCCCGGTGCCCGGAAGCGTGCGTTCGGGCCGATCGTCGACGTCGCCGACGACGCACCAGCCGCCGAGCGCCTGCTCGCCTACTGCGGCCGCGCCGCGTGACCGTGCGGCACGCGTGGGGCTACGCGACCTCCATCTCGGTCGTCTCGGCCTGGAGCGCGTCGACGGTCGTGACGTCGCCCTTGCCCTCGGGCATGTGACGGATCGCGCGGGCGCCCCACGCGCCCGCCGCGAGCGCGGCCACACCACCGACGACGAGGCCGCCGCGCGCCCCGAACTGGTCGCACACCGCGCCGAGGATGGGACCACCGATCGGTGTGCTCCCGATGAACACGATCGCCTGCAGCGCGAGCACACGACCGCGCATCGACGGTGCAGCGCGCAGCTGCACGACGGCCGACGACGACGTCATGAACATCACGCTGGCGAAGCCGACGACCAGCGCGATCGGGAACGACGTCGCCAGGTTCGGCGCGGCGGAGAACACCATCATCGTCGCACCGAAGCCGAGGGCCGCGACCACGATCGTCCGGATGCCGATGAAGTGGCGATGTGACGCGAACAGCGCGCCGGCGAGGGAGCCCAGGCTCAGCACCGAGTACAGCAGCGTGTACGTGCCGTCGCTGCCGCCGAGCGTCTTCTCGACGAACAGCGGGATGACGACCGAGAAGTTGAACGTCAGGAGCCCGACGACGGTCATCATCACGAGCGGGATGCGCAGGTCGGGGACGCGCCGCACGTAGCGCAGCCCTTCGCGCACCTGCCCGCGCGCGCGTGACGCCGCGGGCGCCGGGTACAGCTCCTCCGTCCGCATCACCCAGAGGCTGGCGATGACGGCGAGGTACGAGATCGCGTCGATCGTGAAGCACCAGCCGTAGCCAGTCGTGACGACGAGCAGGCCGGCGATCGCGGGACCGATGACGCGCGAGCTCGTCATGAGCGCGCTGTTGAGCGTGACGGCGTTCTGCAGGTCCTCCTTCGGCGTCATCTCGGAGACGAAGGACCGGCGGGCCGGGTTGTCGAACGCGAGCATCGTCCCGCCCGCGAGCGCCATGAGGTAGAACGCGATCAGCGGCATCCCCGGGACGAACGCGAGCGCCGCGAGCCCGAACGACTGGAGCATCTCGAGCGTCTGCGTGACGAGGAGCAGCTTCCGCTTGTCGCACCGGTCGGCAACGAGCCCGCCGAACGCGCCCAGGACGAGGATCGGCGCGAACTGGCAGGCGGTCAGCAGCCCGATCGCGAGGCCGTTCTTGTTCGTCCGGTGCAGGACGAGCAGCACCAGGGCGATCATCGTGAGCCAGGTGCCCGCCTGCGAGATGAGCTGACCCGTGAAGAACAGCCGGTAGTTGCGGTAGCGCAACGACCGGAACGTCGTGCGCACGGCCGCCGTCACCCGGGTCATGGACCGAGTGTAGCGGATTAGTTAGCCGAACGAAATATCTGCCCCGTTCGGCCTGTTTGATACCCCTCCCTGGTATGGTGTACGGTACCCCCGGAGGGTACGAACACACTGAGCGACACACCGAGAGACGGGGAACGATCGTGACGGACCACGCGACGACCGGCGAGACCCGCACCGTGGACCTGGTGATCAGCGGGATGACCTGCGCCTCGTGCGCCGCCCACATCGAGAAGGGGCTGAACCGCCTCGACGGCGTGCACGCGACGGTGAACTTCGCGACCGACACCGCCCACGTCGACGCTCCCGCCGGCGTCGAGGACGGGGATCTCGTCGCGGCGGTCGAGGCCGCGGGCTACCAGGCTCGTCTCCCGCGCCCGTCGCCGGCCACGCCCGCGCCCGACGAGTCCGGTACTGCCGCACCCGACGACCGTGACGACGAGACCCGCGCCCTGTGGACGCGGCTGGTCGTCTCGCTCGTGCTCACCGTGCCCGTCGTGGTGCTCGCGATGGTCTCGACATTCCAGTTCCGGAACTGGCAATGGCTCTCGTTGACGCTCGCCGCCCCCGTCGTCGTGTGGGGCGCGTTGCCGTTCCACCGCGCGACGTGGGCCAACCTGCGCCACGGCGCGGCGACGATGGACACCCTCATCTCGCTCGGCGTGCTCGCCGCGTTCGGCTGGTCGCTGTGGGCATTGTTCGTCGGCGACGCCGGCACGCCCGGCATGAAGATGCCGTTCAGCTTCGAGGTCGCCCGCGGCGCCGGGACGAACGAGATCTACCTCGAGGTCGCGTCCGCGGTGACGGTCTTCATCCTCGCCGGCCGGTACTTCGAGGCCCGGGCCAAGCGGCGGTCCGGCGCGGCGCTCCGGGCACTCCTGGAGCTCGGCGCCAAGGACGTGGCAGTGCTCCGCGACGGGACCGAGACGCGCGTACCCGTCGACGACCTCGCCGTCGGCGACCGGTTCGTCGTGCGGCCGGGCGAGAAGATCGCGACCGACGGCGTCGTCGAGGACGGCCGCTCCGCGATCGACGCGAGCCTGCTGACCGGCGAGAGCGTCCCGGTCGAGGTCGGCCCGGGTGAGAGCGTGACGGGCGCGACCGTCAACGTGGGCGGGCGGCTCGTCGTGCGCGCCACGCGCGTCGGCGCGGACACCGCGCTCGCGCAGATCGCGCGGCTCGTCACGGACGCGCAGAGCGGCAAGGCGCCGGTCCAGCGTCTGGCGGACCGCGTCGCCGCGGTGTTCGTCCCGATCGTGATCGTGCTCACGCTCGCGACGCTGGGGTTCTGGCTGGCCGCGGGCGGGAGCACCGCCGAGGCGTTCACGGCCGCGGTGGCGGTCCTGATCATCGCGTGCCCGTGCGCGCTGGGCCTCGCCACGCCGACCGCGCTGCTCGTCGGCACCGGACGCGGTGCGCAGCTCGGCATCCTGATCAAGGGGCCGGAGGTGCTCGAGTCGACCCGTCAGGTCGACACGGTCGTGCTCGACAAGACCGGGACGGTCACGACGGGACGCATGGCGCTCGTGGACGTCGTCACGACGGCAGGCACGGCGCACGACGAGCTGTTGCGCGTCGCGGGCGCGCTCGAGGACGCGAGCGAGCACCCGATCGCGCGAGCCATCGCGGACGCGGCCCGCGAGCGCGAGGGCGAGCTCCCAGCGGTGGAGTCGTTCGCGAACCGCGAGGGTCTCGGCGTCGAGGGCGTCGTCGACGGGCACGCGGTCGTCGCCGGCCGCGAGCAGTTGCTCGCCGACTGGGGCCTGCACGTCGGAGGCGAGCTCCGCGCCGTGAAGGACGACGCCGAGCACGCGGGCCGGACGGCGATCGTCGTCGCGTGGGACGGCGAGATCCGGGGCCTCGCGGTGGTGGCGGACGCGGTGAAGCCGACGTCGGCCGAGGCGGTCGCGGAGCTGCGCGCGCTCGGGTTGCGTCCGGTCCTGCTCACCGGCGACAACGCGCGCGCGGCGCGGTCGATCGCGACCGAGGTCGGCATCGACGACGTCATCGCCGAGGTGTTGCCGGCCGACAAGGTCGACGTCGTCCGGGACCTGCAACGCGCTGGGCACGTCGTCGCGATGGTCGGCGACGGTGTGAACGACGCCGCCGCGCTCGCGCAGGCGGACCTCGGGCTCGCGATCGGGACGGGCACCGACGTCGCGATCGAGGCATCGGATCTCGCGCTCGTGCGCGGCGACCTGCGCGCGGTGCCTGACGCGATCCGCCTGTCGCGCCGCACGCTCGCGACGATCAAGGGCAACCTGTTCTGGGCCTTCGCCTACAACGTGGCCGCGCTGCCGGTCGCCGCGGCCGGCTTGCTCAACCCGATGATCGCCGGTGCCGCGATGGCGTTCTCGAGCGTGTTCGTCGTGTCGAACAGCCTCCGGCTGCGACGCTTCCGGCCTTGACGGCTGTCAGCCCTGCGTCTGCGACTGGTCGTCGGGGATCAGCGCGTACGTGGAGAAGCACATCTCGTCCTCGGTGCCCTCGGCGAAGACGATGTACTTCGGAGCACGGTTCGGGTCGAGCGACCGGTCCCACGTGCACTCCATGCGGACCGTCTCACCCGCGTTCACGTGGAGCGGCGTCTGGAACTGGTAGTTCATCTGCCAGTCGAAGTTCCACGTCGGGATGTCGAGCAACACCTTCTGTTGCGGTGTCCCCGGATCCAACGTGAGCCGGAAGCTCTTGCCGAGCGTGTGCATGTGCCCCATCGCGCCGACGATGTTCCCGGACTCGGGCACCCTCGTGTCGCACGACGACGTCGCGATGCCGTTGTGGAACGTCGCCGCGAGCTCGTCGGCCGTCTTGTTGCAAAGCGCGAGCAGGCCGCCCTCCACGAGCGAGCCGGTCGGGCCGTAGAGGTGCGCGTCGTCCTGCAGCGCGTTGGCCCGGTTGCACAGCGGCGCGTCCTGGCCCGGCATGCAGGGGATCTCGACGGGGCCGAGCGGGTTGACGATGTCGATGCGCTTGACCGGCGCGGTGCCCGGGTCGAGCTGGAGCGCGACGGTCGAGCGGTCGGGAACCGGCGGGTCCTCGTAGTGGTAGTGGATCTGCAGGACGATCGCGTCGCCGGGCTGGAAGAGGATCCCCGAGTGGTCCGGGTAGATCACCGGGTCCTGGCCCGGCACCCACCCCGCGATGAGGCCCGGCTGCAACTGGCCGCGTAGCGAGTGCCGAGCCGCCTGCGCGCGGTCGCCGACCGCTCCCGGGCTGATCGCCGTGCGGTCGCGCACCTTCGACGAGAGGCTCGGGCCCGCGTAGCAGCTCCAGCCGGGCTTCCCGTCCTTGCCGTCCTTGGCCGCCGCGTCGGCCACCTGCGCGGCGTCGACGTGGAAGATCTGCGCGTGGTGGATCTCCTCGCGATGGCCCGGCGTCACCTCGTAGCCCGTCACGTACGTCGGCTTCGTGATGTGCGGGTCGAGCACGAAGCAGCGGTAGTCGTTCGGGTTCGACAGCGAGCCGGCGTACGCCTGCGGCATCGTCAGCACGACGTCGTGCCGGGGCGGCGCGCCCGCGGGACCGCGCGTCGGCGTGATCCTCGTCGTCCCGGGAACGTCGAGCTTCCCGCCGGCGTCGGCCCACTGCACGATCTGGTCGACCGTCTTCTGCGGCAGACGCTTCGAGTGCAGCAGCGCGACCCCGAGGTCCGACGCCGGCCACGGCGGCATGTAGCGCGCCTTCACGACGGTGCCGATCCCGTCCGCGACCTGTGCCGCGTCGTTCGCGTCGTCGAGGACCCAGTGCGCGGCACCGACCTGGCCGGAGTTGTGGCACGACGCGCAGTTCGCCTGCAGCGCCGGCATGATCACCTTCTTGAACGACGGGCTGCTGCCGCTGTGACGCGCGGACGCGGGCGGCGCGATCGCGTTCGGCACCGTGTACTTCGACGGGTCGAGCGCGGTCAGCTTCATCGTCAGCGTCGCGTCGTCACCCGTGCTCACCAGACCGGCCAGGTTGATCGGGCCGACGTCCCACGTGGACAGCTTCACGTGCGCCGTCGCGGTCGCGGTGAGCTTGCCGTTGGCGACCGACCCGTCGACGTCCCACGTCACCGGCTTGGCGATCTTCTTCACGGTGAGCTGCGTGGCCATCGTGAAGTGGTATGTCTGCCCGTCGGCGACCGTCGCCGGCATGCCGCGCAGGCTCGCCACCGTCAGCGACGCGAGCGGGAAGTCGTGCGAGCTGAGGTAGTCCTGGCGGATGCGCGCGTCGCGGAGGCGGTTGTCGGAGTGCAGCTCCTCGACGTTCGCGACGATCTCGCCGACCCGGCTCGC encodes:
- a CDS encoding SRPBCC domain-containing protein gives rise to the protein MTLSEIDMSVRIDASPSTVFRYFVDPDRMCAWMGIDATAEARPGGGYRVDVTGRDVALGEYVEVVPDERVVWTWGFEGSDVMPPGSTTVEVTLRPDGDATVVRLRHRGLPTEQRVERHTAGWTHYLARLEVAAAGGEPGRDPWVAVR
- a CDS encoding amidohydrolase family protein; this translates as MAVSEQMMQHLHRAEGGGTRRQATFLPEPEPRTRHYTIISVDDHLIEPADLFEGRVPKQYADRAPRVVTMDDGRETWVYEDSFYPQVGLNAVAGRPKDEWSMEPARFDEMRRGCWDVEARVHDMDLDGIYASLCFPSLIAGFAGTIFATSKDEDLGLACLRAWNDWHIEEWAGPHPDRIIPLQLAWLRDPEVAAADVYANAERGFKAVSFPENPVDLRLPSMHDPHWDPFLRACEETETVVCLHNGSSSWTAARSPGAPLELYTSLFPVNALVTAADWLWARIPTRFPRIKVAFSEGGISWVPMLIDRIEYVLEHSAVGSHGWDDPDLSPTDAMRRNFWFCTIDLGSTFALRDHIGLDHICLESDYPHADSTWPETQALAERGLAPLSDDEVRKVTWQNASTLFRHPVPPDLQLP
- a CDS encoding MFS transporter, which codes for MTRVTAAVRTTFRSLRYRNYRLFFTGQLISQAGTWLTMIALVLLVLHRTNKNGLAIGLLTACQFAPILVLGAFGGLVADRCDKRKLLLVTQTLEMLQSFGLAALAFVPGMPLIAFYLMALAGGTMLAFDNPARRSFVSEMTPKEDLQNAVTLNSALMTSSRVIGPAIAGLLVVTTGYGWCFTIDAISYLAVIASLWVMRTEELYPAPAASRARGQVREGLRYVRRVPDLRIPLVMMTVVGLLTFNFSVVIPLFVEKTLGGSDGTYTLLYSVLSLGSLAGALFASHRHFIGIRTIVVAALGFGATMMVFSAAPNLATSFPIALVVGFASVMFMTSSSAVVQLRAAPSMRGRVLALQAIVFIGSTPIGGPILGAVCDQFGARGGLVVGGVAALAAGAWGARAIRHMPEGKGDVTTVDALQAETTEMEVA
- a CDS encoding FAD-dependent oxidoreductase, which codes for MADVVVVGGGLVGAACAYELAGDGTSVVVVDAHDAGRATDAGAGILSPETALSASSDDAFVALGDLAGEHYRALVPELAEAGAPDPCYAVCGALRIAFREVDDPFYAENRARSFARHADVLVDVAPDDACAMFPPLAGVRAAYFNPRGARVDGRAMAAALVHGAGARGVQWQHARASRVRVDHARVTAVETVDGDELACGTVVVAGGAWTPEIARSLGCDVAVRPQRGQIVHLRVGGDGAGDTARWPVLQPVLSHYVVPWPDGRVALGATMEEVGFDSRPTVGGIRQLLSEGLRLAPGLADATFLEVRVGLRPVSDDDLPVLGAVPGVDGAFVATGHGANGLLLGPVSARLLAQLVRGDSPALDLAPFAIDRFAR
- a CDS encoding SDR family oxidoreductase, giving the protein MATDDGGALRERAVIVTGGGTGIGAACAAELAAHGARVTICGRTASTLEAAASRIADRARHGGSVRHVVADVTVEDDVARVVDEACRADGALRGVVANAGGGGGMGPYHLQDVGEFTRVLHLNVLGTMLCLKHALPRMVAAGGGSFVGMSSIAGHVTHPYFGAYPVAKAAIEEMMRNAADEYGPVNVRCNAVRPGFIATEIMEGIPRDSPVYASYIENTPLGGVGEPEDVARLVRFLVSDEARWITGQVINVDGGHSLRRGPDFSAFIEPALGRDAMLAKVPPPV
- a CDS encoding zinc-binding dehydrogenase, with the translated sequence MKGAVLRAVHEPLTIEDVELEPPGPGRVRVRIAASGVCHSDLSLVDGTMPQPMPAVLGHEGAGVVTEVGPGVETPRVGDHVILSWIAPCRACAACRRGQPTLCETGMQHAFAGPYGTANGDPVMAGLGTATFAQETVVPASAAIVVDPDFPLELGALVGCGVVTGVGAVVNTAQVRPGETVAVVGCGGVGLAAIQGARLSGAARIVAVDRVAAKLDMARDNGATDVVDASSADAVAAVHAMTDGGADHAVEVVGSSATILAAYAMARRGGAVTIVGAGRFDDTVTFPVLGLMVDAKRIQGSVYGAADPARDFPRMVALQRAGQLDLEKLVTRRIALDEVNDAFRAMTAGEVARSVIVFE
- a CDS encoding metalloregulator ArsR/SmtB family transcription factor, with protein sequence MDAALKALADPTRRRILRLVRDRERTAGDIATHFDVSRPAVSQHLRALEDARLVTVRRDGTRRWYRARPEGLREMHAWLTTMWSDSLGNLKHAAEAEERATRRRAAKSARKTA
- a CDS encoding TIGR03086 family metal-binding protein, yielding MYSVDDLHDALANTGRLVDGVGPDQWRASTPCTEWDVRALVNHVTWVLEMFGAATRGEAPPHARDVDVLGDDPAGAFRAAADAALAGWRCRGTAGTLRIPIGELPAQVALGINLTDVYVHGWDVAQATGQDAKLDDRLCDELLAFLPEAVPPGARKRAFGPIVDVADDAPAAERLLAYCGRAA